The following are encoded in a window of Pecten maximus chromosome 17, xPecMax1.1, whole genome shotgun sequence genomic DNA:
- the LOC117315151 gene encoding uncharacterized protein LOC117315151, which translates to MATPIISFRMKGQTNCIYHKERLLQLYCEKCQELVCLKCLSSIHKIHPVCELSEITSQKKQDIKNFIDRTEKNDLVRIGKCIASTDTLVKDNDSRFEKLSRQLKIQTDKLKQDLDKLTAESLSVYQKMKEDNTKLIQKYKHDLEMYDKQLKQQIQECKTALQRGSHIEIFDTGCEIDSQIHFPVKPVLGTASFTPNKNPRGLLEQAIGKVTTSGQGKTLTRSVPAFDVRRQSSQQQKCPEDKGNKGKQAVIRKTLKQSAIKVDEWESPCRISSICPITDDQAWTSYYFNSTLTLLDRKGTVIQKVIHRAVIRDISLSPKTLRLWVCDAQNNIMELISGQLKIRFRTKEEPRCITVTARNHVIVGMTKHISKFTTQGQMVLTTSATGSGKPLVCTPSWITECPVTHNVAVIDFSKTSDGGDGNRHVVVGDTDFKKLFVYGGDIPSTYKQTQHTGGEPFNPRSLVYDSVGNLIVGDKDNYRILLLSGGGEFLRIIHTDTCCMWVVDVDRNDVLWTVFGRNVQLLQYSSI; encoded by the coding sequence ATGGCAACACCAATAATATCTTTCCGTATGAAAGGTCAGACAAACTGTATTTATCACAAGGAAAGACTTCTTCAATTGTATTGTGAAAAATGTCAAGAACTGGTTTGTCTGAAATGCCTTTCCTCTATTCACAAAATTCATCCAGTTTGTGAGCTCAGTGAAATTACTTCTCAGAAGAAACAAGACATTAAAAACTTTATCGACAGGACAGAAAAAAATGACCTGGTGCGAATCGGGAAATGCATCGCCTCTACGGACACTCTCGTCAAAGACAATGACAGCAGGTTTGAGAAACTGTCACGTCAGTTGAAGATACAAACAGACAAATTAAAACAAGACCTTGACAAGCTCACAGCCGAGAGCCTCTCTGTTTATCAGAAAATGAAAGAAGACAATACCAAACtcatacagaaatacaaacatgACCTGGAGATGTACGACAAACAactcaaacaacaaatacaggAATGTAAGACAGCCCTTCAGCGTGGTTCTCACATAGAAATCTTCGACACAGGATGTGAAATAGATTCCCAAATACATTTCCCTGTAAAACCTGTTCTGGGTACAGCCAGCTTCACCCCAAACAAAAATCCACGAGGTCTACTGGAACAAGCCATAGGGAAAGTGACCACTTCGGGTCAAGGTAAAACATTAACTCGATCAGTCCCAGCTTTTGATGTTCGGAGACAATCCTCTCAACAACAGAAATGTCCCGAAGATAAAGGAAATAAAGGAAAGCAAGCAGTGATAAGGAAGACACTTAAACAGTCAGCGATCAAAGTGGATGAATGGGAGTCTCCATGTCGCATTTCATCTATATGCCCCATCACGGATGACCAGGCCTGGACCAGTTATTACTTCAATAGCACACTTACTCTCCTAGACAGGAAAGGAACAGTTATACAGAAGGTCATACATAGGGCTGTGATTCGAGACATCAGTCTGTCACCAAAAACATTAAGACTTTGGGTCTGTGACGCACAAAACAACATCATGGAGCTGATATCAGGACAACTAAAAATCAGATTCAGAACCAAGGAGGAACCTAGATGTATAACTGTTACAGCCAGAAACCATGTCATTGTGGGCATGACCAAACACATCTCTAAATTTACCACACAAGGTCAGATGGTGCTCACTACAAGCGCTACGGGAAGTGGGAAGCCATTAGTGTGTACCCCATCCTGGATCACAGAGTGTCCTGTCACTCACAATGTCGCTGTGATTGATTTCAGTAAAACAAGTGATGGTGGTGATGGAAACCGACATGTGGTTGTCGGGGATACTGATTTCAAGAAACTATTTGTATATGGAGGTGACATCCCCagtacatataaacaaacacagCACACAGGTGGTGAACCATTTAACCCCCGAAGTCTGGTGTATGATAGTGTGGGGAACCTCATCGTAGGTGACAAGGACAACTATAGGATCCTACTCCTTAGTGGAGGTGGTGAGTTCCTCAGGATCATCCACACAGACACGTGCTGTATGTGGGTTGTAGATGTAGACAGGAACGATGTCCTTTGGACAGTATTTGGAAGAAATGTacaactactacagtacagcagtatttGA